The proteins below are encoded in one region of Thermococcus peptonophilus:
- a CDS encoding RsmB/NOP family class I SAM-dependent RNA methyltransferase: MSKLKLSDRQLYALIEALKLGEEVKPSQQAKRKAFAKYRIEGWENSKLTGIFYSIQRRLGLIDEIIEELIGVSPLILDPWLRAALRVAVEVGVFREPSEKTLQHLKGIAQFLSKRTHPYVGYYYYDLLPRVVNYVPKLDTEEKRLKWKYLFPEWFIARMRALLGDEAEELLKALNDTLPTSIRVNRLKASVEEVENYLRKKGVRFERSERVDTVIRILDPFNPGWLFNKGYAIAQEEASAVASLILDPKPGERVVDLAAAPGGKTAHMAELMENRGKIYALDVDSARIKRMKEIFKRTGVEIAEVIKADGRKAPELLGEEIADKVLLDAPCTSDGTIAKNPELRWRLREKNIPKVVALQKGLVESAWKLLKPGGRLLYSTCSMLPEENEEVVEWFLERHPEAELVPLSGPYDPGFLEGTMRAWPHRHRTIGFFYALIEKKES, from the coding sequence GTGTCAAAGCTCAAGCTCAGCGACAGACAGCTCTATGCCCTCATAGAGGCCCTCAAGCTCGGCGAGGAGGTTAAGCCCAGCCAGCAGGCGAAGAGGAAGGCCTTTGCAAAGTACAGGATTGAGGGCTGGGAGAACTCCAAGCTGACTGGGATATTCTACTCAATCCAGAGGCGCCTCGGTTTGATAGACGAAATCATTGAGGAGCTCATTGGTGTTTCCCCACTCATCCTCGATCCCTGGCTGAGGGCCGCTTTAAGGGTGGCCGTTGAAGTGGGGGTCTTCCGCGAGCCCAGCGAGAAGACCCTCCAGCACCTCAAGGGAATCGCCCAGTTCCTCTCAAAGAGAACACACCCCTACGTCGGCTATTACTACTACGACCTCCTGCCAAGGGTCGTCAACTACGTACCAAAGCTCGACACAGAGGAGAAGAGGCTCAAGTGGAAGTACCTCTTCCCGGAGTGGTTCATAGCAAGGATGCGCGCCCTTCTTGGAGATGAAGCAGAGGAACTGCTCAAGGCACTTAACGACACCCTTCCGACGAGCATAAGGGTGAACCGCCTCAAGGCGAGCGTTGAAGAGGTGGAAAACTACCTAAGGAAGAAGGGCGTCCGCTTCGAGAGAAGTGAGAGAGTGGACACTGTAATCAGAATTCTCGACCCCTTCAACCCCGGGTGGCTCTTCAACAAGGGCTACGCCATAGCGCAGGAGGAAGCCTCTGCTGTCGCTTCCCTCATCCTCGACCCAAAGCCCGGGGAGAGGGTCGTTGACCTCGCGGCTGCCCCGGGAGGAAAAACAGCCCACATGGCGGAGCTGATGGAAAACAGGGGCAAAATTTATGCCCTCGATGTGGATAGCGCCAGAATAAAACGCATGAAAGAGATTTTCAAGAGAACCGGCGTTGAAATCGCCGAAGTTATTAAAGCCGATGGGAGAAAAGCTCCAGAGCTACTAGGCGAGGAAATCGCCGATAAGGTTCTCCTCGATGCCCCGTGCACCAGCGACGGCACTATAGCGAAGAACCCCGAGCTCCGCTGGAGACTCCGGGAGAAGAACATTCCAAAGGTGGTTGCCCTTCAAAAGGGTCTCGTAGAGAGCGCCTGGAAACTCTTGAAACCTGGAGGAAGACTGCTATATTCAACGTGCTCAATGCTTCCAGAAGAGAACGAGGAAGTTGTGGAGTGGTTCCTTGAGCGGCATCCTGAGGCCGAGCTTGTGCCCCTAAGCGGCCCTTACGACCCGGGCTTTCTCGAGGGGACAATGAGAGCCTGGCCCCACAGACACAGAACTATCGGGTTCTTCTACGCACTGATAGAAAAGAAGGAAAGTTAA
- a CDS encoding YbjQ family protein gives METVEGIMVVTTETIPGYRIVEVKGIARGGIVKATHIGRDIMAVLRNIKGGEVKEYTQMMAEAREEALRRMVLHAKELGANAVVNVRFATANVGSSVAEVYAYGTAVVVEEE, from the coding sequence ATGGAGACCGTTGAAGGAATTATGGTCGTAACGACCGAGACGATTCCCGGCTACCGCATCGTTGAGGTCAAGGGAATAGCGAGGGGCGGAATAGTCAAGGCCACACACATAGGCAGGGACATAATGGCCGTCCTTAGAAACATCAAGGGTGGCGAAGTCAAGGAGTACACACAAATGATGGCAGAGGCCAGGGAAGAGGCCCTTAGGAGAATGGTGCTCCACGCCAAGGAGCTCGGTGCCAATGCGGTCGTTAACGTCCGCTTCGCTACTGCAAACGTCGGTTCTAGTGTTGCCGAGGTCTACGCCTATGGAACCGCGGTGGTCGTTGAGGAGGAGTGA
- a CDS encoding YhfC family glutamic-type intramembrane protease: MYLPPFPLLGGILAWTTVYFLGFKKQKWAELILGAVAFILAMVIQNPIQQLPLLGIGIRSNADVIARGTAFTVGVAIWLGLVAGFVQEGVKYFFVKDRSPNDALFVGLGFGITEVLSVAVTPIIAVAVAGGKLDVPVLQALLSMVERYFAVLFHVGTTVYLAYASKNGLGGKGFLTMATLHGFVDTLAVYGQFLVLKSEELAMKFTIGLEVVFAVTATALIAYTLPLARIEEPDENKVIW, encoded by the coding sequence ATGTACCTTCCGCCATTCCCGCTTCTCGGCGGGATTCTGGCGTGGACAACGGTTTACTTCTTAGGCTTCAAGAAGCAGAAGTGGGCCGAGCTGATCCTCGGTGCGGTGGCCTTCATACTGGCGATGGTCATCCAGAACCCGATACAACAGCTTCCCCTCCTCGGAATCGGCATACGGAGCAACGCGGATGTTATTGCCAGAGGAACGGCCTTTACAGTCGGAGTTGCTATCTGGCTGGGCCTCGTTGCAGGTTTCGTCCAGGAAGGAGTTAAGTACTTCTTCGTCAAGGACAGGAGTCCCAATGATGCGCTGTTCGTCGGCCTCGGCTTCGGAATAACCGAGGTTCTCTCCGTTGCGGTTACACCGATCATCGCGGTGGCCGTTGCCGGAGGAAAGCTTGACGTTCCGGTTCTTCAGGCACTCCTCTCAATGGTGGAGCGCTACTTTGCAGTCCTCTTCCACGTCGGAACAACAGTTTATCTCGCCTACGCCTCCAAGAATGGCCTCGGCGGAAAGGGCTTCCTCACGATGGCAACCCTGCACGGCTTCGTTGATACGCTCGCTGTTTACGGCCAGTTTTTAGTCCTGAAGAGTGAGGAGCTGGCGATGAAGTTCACGATTGGCCTGGAGGTAGTCTTCGCCGTTACAGCAACAGCTTTAATCGCCTACACTCTACCACTCGCCAGGATCGAAGAACCCGATGAGAATAAGGTAATCTGGTGA
- a CDS encoding PadR family transcriptional regulator produces the protein MLGKREEKALKKLRKELRSGLYSFLVLSILEREGELHGYAIRKRLEELSGGKLVPSEGALYDILKGLKKLGLLQDSWAEAGGRPRKYYSITEMGKIVLAQLREEIRVIESVLEKLEGSE, from the coding sequence TTGCTCGGGAAAAGAGAGGAGAAAGCCCTCAAGAAGCTCAGGAAGGAGCTCCGCTCAGGCCTCTACTCCTTTTTGGTTTTATCCATCCTCGAAAGAGAGGGGGAGCTACACGGCTACGCGATAAGGAAGAGGCTTGAGGAGCTGAGCGGAGGGAAGCTCGTTCCCAGTGAGGGAGCCCTATACGACATTCTGAAGGGCCTTAAAAAGCTCGGCCTCCTCCAGGACAGCTGGGCAGAGGCCGGCGGAAGACCGAGGAAGTACTACTCAATCACAGAGATGGGAAAGATAGTGCTCGCCCAGTTGCGGGAGGAGATAAGAGTTATTGAATCCGTCCTTGAGAAACTGGAGGGATCTGAATGA
- a CDS encoding ATPase domain-containing protein, with protein MGGGRGTMELIPTGIPSLDKALNGGFSRGSTILLAGNPGTGKTHLAIHILYNNMRRGLKGAYVSFAETKKQFYRNALQAGIDLSKMEEVALFRFYDMLTVPRDELEGMIAFLINDIVEFKPDIIVFDSVTVFGQMFGEEYLRSFLHSIIGRLVNAFDALAILIDEIPYGEKRLGFGIEEFVVDGVIILEMERTREVIRRYLTIPKMRGRPLRRSAYEYVITEEGIEVFTVPELEFTEKEALKSRFKTGIEGLDRLLGGGLYESSITLIAGPTGSGKTILALNFASNLTSSGRNILYIAFEESAAALKDTLHKLGLVENFEIISMVPEGRTPMEFYAFIKKLIEKESFNVLVIDSLSAMKAHMDEKEFIKAVRYLQLLAKERRVTFILTYVTGSMTDLATTGFSTLVDNLLFLTYHVPKEAGKALKRYILVLKTRHSENDPTLREFTIGEGGIKIE; from the coding sequence ATGGGTGGGGGGAGGGGGACAATGGAACTGATACCAACAGGAATACCCAGTCTTGATAAGGCCCTGAACGGCGGGTTCTCAAGGGGTTCAACGATACTCCTAGCAGGAAACCCAGGTACTGGCAAGACACACCTTGCAATTCACATACTTTACAACAACATGAGGAGAGGACTCAAGGGGGCCTACGTCTCCTTTGCAGAGACTAAGAAGCAGTTCTACAGGAACGCGCTTCAGGCGGGGATTGACTTATCGAAGATGGAGGAGGTCGCCCTCTTCAGGTTCTACGACATGCTTACTGTTCCCAGGGACGAGCTTGAGGGAATGATTGCATTCCTCATCAACGACATCGTTGAGTTCAAACCAGACATAATAGTTTTTGACTCTGTTACAGTGTTCGGTCAGATGTTTGGCGAAGAGTACCTGCGTTCCTTCCTTCATTCCATAATAGGCCGCTTGGTAAACGCCTTTGACGCGCTGGCCATCCTCATTGATGAAATACCCTACGGCGAAAAGAGGCTCGGCTTTGGAATTGAAGAGTTTGTAGTTGATGGAGTCATAATCCTTGAGATGGAAAGGACCAGAGAAGTGATAAGACGGTACCTCACAATACCTAAGATGCGTGGCAGGCCACTCAGGCGCTCGGCCTATGAGTATGTTATAACGGAGGAAGGAATAGAGGTCTTTACTGTTCCTGAACTCGAATTTACCGAGAAAGAAGCACTAAAATCCAGGTTCAAGACTGGAATCGAAGGCCTTGATAGGCTCCTTGGGGGCGGCCTCTATGAGAGCAGCATCACCCTTATAGCGGGCCCAACGGGTTCAGGGAAGACAATACTGGCCCTCAACTTTGCCTCAAACCTCACCAGCTCGGGCAGAAACATTCTGTACATAGCCTTTGAAGAGAGCGCCGCCGCCCTGAAGGATACCCTCCACAAGCTCGGCCTTGTAGAAAACTTCGAAATAATCTCGATGGTTCCCGAAGGCAGGACGCCCATGGAATTCTACGCTTTCATAAAGAAGCTAATTGAAAAGGAGAGCTTCAACGTTCTTGTGATAGACTCTCTCTCGGCAATGAAGGCCCATATGGATGAAAAGGAATTTATAAAGGCCGTTAGGTATCTCCAGCTTCTCGCCAAGGAGAGGAGAGTAACATTCATACTAACCTACGTCACGGGGAGCATGACAGACCTTGCAACCACTGGATTTAGCACCCTTGTGGACAACCTGCTGTTCCTCACTTACCACGTGCCCAAAGAGGCAGGAAAAGCCCTCAAGAGATATATCCTCGTCCTGAAGACGAGACACTCCGAGAACGATCCGACCTTGAGAGAGTTCACCATCGGGGAAGGAGGGATAAAGATTGAGTGA
- a CDS encoding HEAT repeat domain-containing protein yields the protein MSDDSKLLEEYLKSGKIKKASELVLGNEEALTLLLSFLHSKDSKMKLAAVMALGEALKRMPDIMRLRILKRTLDDLIALALENDDRVPIYALRAIKALITGLPLDPESFVKLGHALKDLVKARRNEIVLLEIPPILENVRITFPDPRVHDVIARLLRSKNPRLRAMGLRLLLNITAYTGDPSLLKTAFSEVRDMITGEDIPLTDFALNLLLEISHYPLREEFIDDVTGVLTLVKNLALKGKPEVRDKARIVAEKLEDAISRYYKNRPEEARRKIQELLINERFYEAIDLALAVGDTYVLSWLAQELERMEKERLRINERVLSGPKYPSPPPEAEAQKSLQFPHISQFGRKKTGREKLMDHIGKSEQIPKMPDEETKKELEKAITSGKTSELTELALKKPEVIFELERKLEEGDKFEKMDALWALSKLAEKLDETNAFILKPAVGPLMEIASSKHRWMRFRAVRTLATIVPKAPYGDEIVGRFLEWYLSGDEEKVVPSLEFFSYYFQKTWDEKTVKVVLSRLLEYLEKEGTRFDALLTLDALVGSAPVEKISLLKPFVEKLKEIKKTASPDEQKLAIRILENIASKSKALVAH from the coding sequence GTGTCTGATGATTCAAAGCTCCTCGAGGAGTACCTCAAGTCGGGGAAGATCAAAAAAGCTTCAGAGCTTGTTCTCGGCAATGAAGAAGCCCTCACACTGCTTTTGTCTTTTCTTCACAGCAAAGACTCAAAGATGAAGCTGGCGGCGGTTATGGCCCTCGGAGAGGCCTTGAAGCGAATGCCCGACATAATGCGTCTTAGAATCCTAAAGAGAACCCTTGATGACTTGATAGCTCTGGCACTGGAGAACGACGACAGGGTTCCAATCTATGCCCTCAGAGCAATAAAAGCCCTCATTACTGGACTCCCTCTTGATCCTGAGAGCTTCGTGAAGCTCGGCCATGCGCTCAAAGACCTCGTAAAGGCACGCAGGAACGAGATTGTTCTCCTTGAAATTCCACCCATCCTGGAGAACGTTAGGATAACCTTCCCAGATCCAAGGGTTCACGATGTTATTGCCAGGCTTCTCCGCTCCAAGAACCCCAGGCTTAGGGCAATGGGCCTCAGACTCCTCCTAAACATCACCGCTTACACGGGAGACCCCTCCCTTTTAAAGACGGCTTTTTCTGAAGTCCGCGATATGATTACTGGTGAAGACATACCCCTGACAGACTTCGCTTTGAACCTGCTCCTTGAGATATCACACTATCCCCTGCGTGAGGAGTTCATTGATGATGTTACCGGTGTGTTAACCCTCGTGAAGAACCTCGCATTAAAAGGAAAACCCGAAGTAAGAGATAAGGCTCGAATAGTAGCTGAAAAGCTGGAGGATGCCATATCCAGATACTACAAAAACCGACCCGAGGAAGCGAGGAGAAAAATCCAGGAGCTTCTGATAAACGAACGCTTTTACGAAGCCATTGACCTTGCTCTGGCCGTGGGGGACACCTACGTCCTCAGCTGGCTGGCTCAGGAACTTGAGAGGATGGAAAAGGAGAGGCTGAGGATAAACGAGAGAGTATTATCCGGGCCGAAATACCCGTCCCCTCCACCCGAGGCCGAGGCCCAGAAGTCCCTACAATTCCCGCACATATCTCAGTTCGGCAGGAAGAAAACGGGAAGAGAAAAACTGATGGACCATATAGGGAAATCAGAACAAATACCCAAGATGCCAGACGAGGAGACTAAAAAGGAGCTGGAAAAGGCAATAACCTCTGGAAAAACTTCTGAACTTACTGAGCTGGCGCTGAAAAAACCTGAAGTTATCTTTGAGCTGGAAAGAAAGCTTGAGGAAGGTGATAAGTTCGAGAAAATGGACGCCCTTTGGGCGCTCTCAAAGCTCGCTGAGAAGCTCGACGAAACGAATGCATTCATTCTCAAGCCTGCGGTCGGGCCTCTGATGGAGATAGCCTCCTCTAAACACAGGTGGATGCGCTTCAGGGCCGTTAGGACGCTGGCTACCATTGTCCCGAAGGCCCCCTACGGCGACGAAATAGTCGGTCGGTTCCTTGAGTGGTACCTATCTGGGGACGAAGAAAAGGTTGTACCCTCACTCGAGTTCTTCAGCTATTATTTCCAGAAAACCTGGGACGAGAAGACGGTGAAGGTCGTCCTGTCCCGCCTTTTGGAATACCTTGAAAAGGAAGGGACGCGCTTTGATGCGCTCCTTACGCTTGACGCGCTGGTTGGGTCCGCCCCGGTCGAGAAGATCTCCCTACTTAAGCCGTTCGTTGAAAAGCTGAAGGAGATCAAAAAGACTGCCTCGCCCGACGAGCAGAAGCTCGCGATAAGAATTCTGGAGAATATAGCTTCGAAGTCTAAGGCCCTGGTTGCCCACTGA
- a CDS encoding NitrOD5 domain-containing protein yields the protein MSELKAEINRALIVATAKELLTQLGPHFLPTVEAYLKSKYGTTLDIAGRDPAKFYRAIEELFGEFGAAMFFYNLLMELRLKPDKRDKETAIALLKKFAGVENGE from the coding sequence TTGAGTGAGCTCAAGGCCGAAATCAACAGGGCTCTCATAGTCGCGACTGCCAAAGAGCTTCTGACTCAATTAGGTCCCCACTTCCTCCCGACAGTTGAGGCCTACCTTAAGTCTAAATACGGGACAACCCTTGACATAGCTGGTAGAGACCCCGCCAAGTTCTACAGAGCAATAGAAGAGCTCTTCGGAGAGTTCGGCGCGGCGATGTTCTTCTACAACCTGCTGATGGAGCTCCGCCTCAAGCCTGATAAGAGGGACAAAGAGACCGCGATTGCCCTGCTGAAGAAGTTCGCGGGTGTCGAGAATGGTGAGTGA
- the dph2 gene encoding diphthamide biosynthesis enzyme Dph2, translated as MHEVPFGEILEKLQELNAQRVLIQTPEGLKREAQELADFLEENGIETIIRGDINYGACDPADSEAKRLGCDALIHLGHSYMQLHLEVPTIFVPAFAKVDVLPALEKNLEEIRKLGRRIALVTTAQHIHHLERAKEFLEKNGFEVLIGKGDSRVSWPGQVLGCNFSAAKVDAEGVLFIGAGYFHPIGVAMAVKKPTLAINPYSGDAIWMEEEAERLVRKRWAQIAKAMDAQRFGVITSTKKGQLRLAEAKRIVKILREHGKYARLLAMNHISYQALEGFDFDAYVVVACPRVPIDDYENWMKPVLTPREVEILLGLREDYEFDEILGAERKEDEPIGISLRY; from the coding sequence ATGCACGAGGTTCCCTTCGGCGAGATACTTGAAAAGCTCCAGGAACTTAACGCTCAAAGGGTTCTCATCCAGACTCCCGAGGGCCTCAAGAGGGAGGCGCAGGAGTTGGCCGACTTCCTTGAGGAGAACGGGATTGAGACAATAATAAGGGGGGACATAAACTACGGCGCCTGTGATCCAGCCGACAGCGAGGCTAAGAGATTAGGATGCGACGCACTAATCCATCTTGGACACTCATACATGCAGCTCCACCTCGAGGTTCCAACGATTTTTGTGCCTGCCTTTGCGAAGGTTGACGTACTCCCCGCCCTTGAGAAGAACCTCGAGGAAATCAGAAAACTCGGAAGAAGGATAGCACTCGTCACGACGGCCCAGCACATCCACCATCTTGAACGGGCGAAAGAATTTCTGGAAAAGAACGGCTTTGAGGTGCTGATCGGAAAGGGCGACTCAAGGGTGAGCTGGCCCGGTCAGGTGCTTGGGTGCAACTTCAGCGCGGCTAAAGTTGACGCCGAGGGCGTTCTCTTCATCGGCGCCGGCTACTTCCACCCGATAGGCGTCGCCATGGCGGTTAAGAAACCAACGCTCGCGATCAACCCGTACTCCGGCGATGCTATATGGATGGAGGAGGAAGCGGAGAGGCTCGTGAGGAAGCGCTGGGCGCAGATAGCCAAGGCGATGGATGCGCAGAGGTTCGGAGTGATAACGAGCACGAAGAAAGGCCAGCTGAGACTTGCGGAGGCGAAAAGAATCGTCAAGATCCTCCGCGAGCACGGAAAGTACGCGAGGCTTTTGGCGATGAACCACATAAGCTATCAGGCTTTAGAGGGATTCGACTTTGACGCTTACGTAGTCGTCGCCTGCCCGCGCGTCCCGATAGACGACTACGAGAACTGGATGAAGCCCGTGCTTACCCCAAGGGAGGTTGAAATCCTCCTCGGGCTGAGGGAAGACTATGAGTTCGACGAGATTCTCGGCGCCGAGAGAAAGGAAGACGAGCCCATTGGCATAAGTCTGCGCTACTGA
- a CDS encoding SdpI family protein, with protein MNPYSLLRVLYGVFLGLAFVIGGILTSTSKGEPGVGFRIGYTYLSERARKKANNVTGIGLILLGVLFMLSSFFLPLCGMFVLLIGGVAVVLAIGYVVARREYELEDISREALEKPRKSIETPRLGKYLITQLVLAFLFLLMSPKLPRGMAFVLGSVMALIIGLTLLASRPLVFQLAPKFSGIMARGFAKALTLISALITFEAFLVWTGFENDVLGILLLPIFLLVIFYAAYVMLTSAYEEGYY; from the coding sequence TTGAACCCGTACTCCCTTCTAAGGGTCCTCTACGGCGTTTTCCTTGGACTGGCCTTCGTGATAGGGGGCATACTTACCTCAACCTCCAAGGGCGAACCTGGAGTCGGATTCAGAATAGGCTATACCTACCTCAGCGAGCGGGCCAGGAAAAAGGCGAATAATGTGACTGGAATAGGTCTGATCCTCTTGGGTGTGCTGTTTATGCTCTCCTCCTTCTTCCTGCCGCTCTGCGGCATGTTCGTTCTCCTCATCGGAGGAGTCGCCGTTGTCCTTGCGATCGGCTACGTCGTGGCCAGGCGCGAGTACGAACTTGAGGACATCTCCAGGGAAGCACTGGAAAAGCCAAGAAAAAGCATAGAAACGCCCAGACTCGGGAAGTATTTGATAACACAGCTGGTCCTCGCTTTCCTCTTTCTTCTCATGTCCCCAAAGCTCCCGAGGGGGATGGCCTTTGTCCTCGGCTCTGTAATGGCCCTCATCATAGGTCTAACGCTCCTCGCATCCCGGCCGCTCGTCTTCCAGCTCGCTCCAAAGTTCTCGGGAATAATGGCGCGCGGCTTTGCAAAGGCCCTTACGCTGATCTCTGCACTCATTACCTTCGAAGCCTTTCTCGTATGGACGGGCTTTGAGAATGACGTTCTGGGAATACTGCTGCTTCCGATTTTCCTGCTGGTTATTTTCTACGCGGCCTACGTCATGCTGACCTCTGCCTACGAGGAGGGCTACTACTAG
- a CDS encoding METTL5 family protein — protein MKKKHLAMLLSRLRGFESPKPELEQYRTPGDVAAELLWLAYSLGEVERKVIADLGAGTGVLSIGAVLLGAERVYAVERDRRALEIARENARSLDVEDKIEFVNADVSEFSMKVDTIIMNPPFGSQVKHADRPFLLKAFEVSGVVYSIHLAKPEVRAFIEAFVRDNGFVITHRLTLPFEIPAQFHFHRKRIERIPVDAYRFERKIEKAIL, from the coding sequence ATAAAGAAAAAGCACCTTGCAATGCTCCTTTCGAGGCTCAGGGGCTTTGAGAGCCCAAAGCCAGAGCTAGAGCAGTACAGGACTCCCGGCGATGTGGCCGCTGAGCTCTTGTGGTTAGCGTATTCCCTCGGTGAGGTCGAGAGAAAAGTCATCGCGGATCTGGGTGCTGGCACTGGTGTTTTGAGCATCGGCGCAGTCCTGCTGGGCGCTGAAAGGGTCTACGCCGTCGAGAGGGACAGAAGGGCCCTTGAAATCGCCCGGGAAAACGCGCGCTCACTTGACGTCGAAGACAAAATAGAGTTCGTAAACGCCGACGTTTCAGAGTTCTCGATGAAAGTGGATACTATCATAATGAACCCTCCCTTCGGAAGCCAAGTAAAGCACGCCGACAGACCCTTCCTCCTCAAGGCCTTTGAGGTGAGCGGCGTTGTCTACTCAATCCACCTCGCAAAGCCCGAGGTGAGAGCTTTTATAGAGGCCTTTGTCAGGGACAACGGGTTCGTCATAACCCATCGTCTGACGCTGCCATTTGAAATCCCTGCCCAGTTCCACTTCCACAGGAAGAGAATCGAGAGGATACCAGTTGACGCCTACCGATTCGAAAGAAAAATCGAAAAAGCTATATTGTAA
- a CDS encoding YiiX/YebB-like N1pC/P60 family cysteine hydrolase: MRKVEIIALVLLLLGATIPSVSAGDLLNYIWDTRTYQHPYPTDVRPGDLVYGHSPDLFNAIIPGYWIHVAIVAWYNDTIDDWMVIEAKIGKGVIISPLREFLSRYDVVALQRVKTTDEVRQKAVEFAYQQLGKPYNYNYLGKPKVYSDKYYCSQLVWAAYLVASNYQINLDKNDGAFDWKYFYSVAPQEVYDDPMTYTIYYDEA; encoded by the coding sequence ATGAGAAAGGTTGAAATAATAGCTCTGGTGCTCCTCCTTCTGGGAGCAACCATTCCAAGCGTCAGCGCCGGCGACCTCCTGAACTACATCTGGGACACCAGAACCTACCAGCACCCCTACCCGACCGACGTCAGGCCGGGCGATCTCGTCTACGGCCACAGTCCCGACCTCTTCAACGCCATCATTCCAGGCTACTGGATACACGTTGCCATCGTGGCATGGTACAACGACACCATTGACGACTGGATGGTTATAGAGGCCAAAATAGGCAAGGGCGTCATCATCAGCCCGCTCAGGGAGTTCCTCAGCAGGTACGACGTCGTCGCCCTCCAGCGCGTTAAGACGACCGACGAGGTCAGGCAGAAAGCTGTTGAGTTCGCTTACCAGCAGCTCGGCAAGCCCTACAACTACAACTACCTCGGCAAGCCAAAGGTCTACTCCGACAAGTACTACTGCTCCCAGCTCGTCTGGGCGGCTTATCTCGTCGCCAGCAACTATCAGATAAACCTCGACAAGAACGATGGGGCCTTTGACTGGAAGTACTTCTACTCGGTCGCTCCACAGGAAGTCTACGACGACCCGATGACTTACACCATCTATTACGACGAGGCCTGA
- a CDS encoding sigma factor-like helix-turn-helix DNA-binding protein — protein sequence MLKLPEGMERVWLMRAKDMREVEIAEALGISRQAVNKALKDARVKLFEAFFSIAETFSLDVVRVNAEKGFAVFTGKVLGKRVRVYAFYLPGKGIRAFFGDDVPDYILQHALKVRIIEKPEKERLIRVLES from the coding sequence ATGCTCAAGCTCCCTGAGGGGATGGAACGCGTCTGGCTAATGAGGGCCAAGGACATGCGGGAGGTGGAGATAGCGGAAGCCCTCGGAATCTCAAGGCAAGCTGTAAATAAGGCCCTGAAAGATGCTAGGGTGAAGCTCTTCGAGGCCTTCTTTTCCATAGCTGAGACGTTCTCGTTGGATGTCGTGAGAGTCAACGCGGAGAAGGGCTTTGCCGTCTTCACGGGAAAAGTCCTCGGGAAGAGAGTGAGAGTTTACGCCTTCTACCTGCCTGGAAAGGGGATTAGAGCTTTCTTTGGGGATGATGTCCCGGATTACATCCTCCAGCACGCCTTGAAGGTTAGGATAATCGAAAAGCCAGAAAAGGAGAGGCTGATAAGGGTGCTTGAGAGCTAG
- a CDS encoding SdpI family protein, producing MSELTFEVFISLTFLAAGLLTYSFRNKRNYLIGFRIGYTYMSDRAWRETNTFAGLFMMVFSVLLLGLALAGIGILAFILIMLAGVVFLTVAGFRIAKRAYEEEELSIEAPEKPIERIEVNVKPYLIAQLLGLAAYFVLAVLLWDKLPVRVAIHFNASGEPDSFAPKTVGTLLFPLVVYPLFLTMTYFLKEPAFAPLLRFSRKGWRAFAEFMTVMALGIVVIDSLMLLYNVGYVPSSWIGYSVWAFLIVTFGMIFRIFWVRGGAT from the coding sequence ATGAGCGAACTGACCTTTGAGGTGTTCATATCCCTCACCTTTTTGGCGGCCGGTCTGCTGACCTACTCCTTCCGGAACAAAAGGAACTACCTCATCGGCTTCAGGATAGGTTACACCTACATGTCGGACAGAGCTTGGAGGGAAACCAACACATTCGCCGGGCTGTTCATGATGGTCTTCTCGGTTCTACTGCTCGGGCTTGCGCTGGCGGGCATTGGGATTCTCGCCTTCATACTCATAATGCTCGCCGGGGTCGTCTTTCTCACGGTAGCCGGCTTCAGGATAGCCAAGAGGGCTTACGAAGAGGAGGAACTCTCAATAGAGGCTCCTGAAAAACCGATCGAGAGGATAGAGGTCAACGTTAAGCCATATCTCATTGCTCAACTGCTTGGACTGGCCGCTTACTTCGTCCTCGCGGTTCTCCTCTGGGACAAACTTCCAGTGAGAGTCGCAATCCATTTCAACGCCTCCGGAGAGCCGGACAGCTTCGCCCCAAAGACCGTTGGCACTCTTCTATTTCCGCTGGTGGTCTATCCGCTCTTCCTCACCATGACGTACTTCCTCAAAGAGCCGGCCTTCGCACCGCTCCTCAGGTTCAGCAGGAAGGGCTGGAGAGCCTTTGCCGAGTTTATGACCGTTATGGCCCTTGGAATCGTTGTTATTGATAGTTTGATGCTACTCTACAACGTTGGTTACGTCCCATCGAGTTGGATAGGCTATTCCGTCTGGGCTTTCCTGATAGTTACCTTCGGGATGATTTTCAGGATCTTTTGGGTGAGAGGTGGGGCAACTTGA